One Gordonia zhaorongruii DNA segment encodes these proteins:
- a CDS encoding MlaE family ABC transporter permease, with protein sequence MTRGVTISKSRPEYLLYEARKQAGKPLKLLDGAGEQMSFYMRTIAWIPKTLVHYTREVLRLLAEVAFGTGGLAVIAGTVGVMILMSGFTGVVVGIQGYAALDQIGSQALTGFLSAYVNTREVAPLVAGLSLSATVGCGFTAQLGAMRISEEIDALEVMAVPSVPFLVSTRVIAGFVAVIPLYVLGLLAAYLASRTMNTTFNGQSTGSYDHYFNLFLPPEDVLWSFGKVLIFAFVIILVHCYYGYYASGGPAGVGVAVGHAVRAALVLIAVLDFFLSLAIWGTTTTVRVGG encoded by the coding sequence ATGACTCGTGGCGTAACGATCTCCAAGAGCCGTCCGGAGTACCTCCTCTACGAGGCCCGCAAGCAAGCGGGCAAGCCGCTCAAGCTGCTCGATGGTGCGGGCGAGCAGATGTCTTTCTACATGCGCACGATCGCGTGGATCCCGAAGACTCTCGTCCATTACACTCGCGAGGTCCTCCGTCTCCTGGCAGAGGTGGCCTTCGGCACGGGTGGTCTAGCCGTGATCGCCGGCACCGTGGGCGTGATGATCCTGATGTCCGGATTCACCGGCGTCGTCGTCGGCATTCAGGGCTACGCGGCGCTCGATCAGATCGGTTCGCAAGCCCTGACCGGCTTCTTGTCCGCGTACGTGAACACCCGTGAAGTAGCGCCACTGGTGGCCGGATTGTCGTTGTCCGCGACGGTGGGCTGCGGTTTCACCGCCCAACTCGGCGCCATGCGCATCTCCGAGGAGATCGACGCGCTGGAGGTCATGGCTGTCCCGTCGGTTCCGTTCCTGGTCAGTACGCGTGTCATCGCCGGATTCGTCGCCGTCATCCCGTTGTACGTCCTCGGTCTGCTGGCCGCTTACCTTGCATCACGAACGATGAACACGACGTTCAACGGTCAGTCGACGGGCTCTTACGACCACTACTTCAATCTGTTCCTGCCGCCTGAGGACGTCCTGTGGTCGTTCGGCAAGGTGCTGATATTCGCGTTCGTGATCATCCTGGTGCACTGCTACTACGGCTACTACGCGAGCGGCGGCCCCGCGGGTGTCGGTGTGGCCGTCGGTCACGCGGTGCGTGCGGCCCTCGTGCTGATCGCAGTCCTCGACTTCTTTTTGAGCCTGGCGATCTGGGGTACCACCACGACCGTCCGAGTGGGAGGTTAG
- a CDS encoding MlaE family ABC transporter permease, whose translation MTSVATRGVDRIAKAGGGALSQTGNIVQLFVDVARQLMVRPFQLREFIQQAWFIASVTILPTALIAIPFGAIVSLQTGSLIKQLGAESYTGAASVLVVVQQGSPLVTSLLVAGAAGSAVAADLGSRTIREEIDAMEVLGINPIQRLVVPRVLAMILVAILLNGLVAVVGIGGGYFFNVVVQGGTPGAYLASFGALAQLPDLYISTLKAALFGVIAGVVASYKGLNPKGGPKGVGDAVNQSVVVTFLLLFFANLILTAVFVQIVPPKVG comes from the coding sequence ATGACGAGTGTCGCCACGCGTGGCGTCGACCGGATCGCGAAGGCTGGAGGGGGTGCGCTCTCTCAGACCGGCAACATCGTCCAACTGTTCGTCGACGTCGCTCGCCAGCTCATGGTCCGACCGTTCCAGTTGCGCGAGTTCATTCAGCAGGCCTGGTTCATCGCCAGCGTCACCATCCTGCCGACGGCGCTCATCGCGATCCCGTTCGGCGCGATCGTCTCGCTGCAGACCGGTTCGCTGATCAAGCAGCTCGGTGCGGAGTCGTACACCGGCGCGGCGAGCGTTCTCGTCGTGGTTCAACAGGGATCGCCGCTGGTCACGTCGCTGCTTGTGGCGGGCGCCGCCGGATCGGCCGTCGCGGCCGACCTCGGATCGCGGACCATTCGTGAGGAGATCGACGCGATGGAGGTGCTGGGGATCAATCCCATCCAGCGGCTCGTCGTGCCCCGCGTGCTGGCGATGATCCTCGTCGCCATCCTCCTGAACGGACTGGTCGCGGTCGTCGGCATCGGCGGCGGCTACTTCTTCAACGTGGTCGTCCAGGGCGGTACCCCGGGCGCCTACCTCGCATCGTTCGGTGCGCTGGCGCAGTTGCCCGATCTCTACATCTCGACACTCAAGGCGGCACTGTTCGGTGTGATCGCCGGTGTGGTCGCGTCGTACAAGGGACTCAATCCGAAGGGTGGCCCGAAGGGCGTCGGCGACGCGGTGAACCAGAGTGTGGTCGTGACGTTCCTGCTGTTGTTCTTCGCGAACCTGATCCTGACGGCAGTGTTCGTGCAAATCGTTCCGCCGAAGGTAGGTTAG
- a CDS encoding ABC transporter ATP-binding protein, whose amino-acid sequence MGVEVTVDGLTKSFGSQNIWRDVSLSLPAGEVSALLGPSGTGKSVFLKTLIGLLHPEQGSVVIDGTDITQCSAKELYEIRKLFGVLFQDGALFGSMSLFDNIAFPLREHTKKKEDEIRRIVLEKVELVGLAGAEDKLPGEISGGMRKRAGLARALVLDPEIILCDEPDSGLDPVRTAYISQLLIDINAEIDATILIVTHNINIARTIPDNIGMLFRKELVMFGPREQLLTSEQAVVKQFLSGDRFGPIGMSEEKDEGAAATEAAMQAAGISGGGTKDDFSEIIPQVQPNPGMPVRKAAIRHRANVLDMLPSLPENAQDAIRASIADEDRRAEESPDTSTTLVALARTDFSEPGVNRTGLPGGPEGVHVEPVDVHQKLADAEQRQQQEQQYEHQPAGDDAFTAPIDTAGIQTALNDQSNGQGSSQA is encoded by the coding sequence GTGGGAGTTGAGGTCACGGTTGATGGGCTCACCAAATCGTTCGGATCGCAGAACATCTGGCGAGACGTCAGCCTGTCCCTGCCTGCGGGTGAGGTCAGCGCGTTGCTCGGCCCCTCGGGTACCGGTAAATCGGTCTTCCTGAAGACGCTGATCGGTCTGCTGCATCCCGAGCAGGGCTCGGTCGTCATCGACGGCACCGACATCACCCAGTGCTCCGCCAAAGAGCTCTACGAGATCCGCAAGCTGTTCGGCGTCCTGTTCCAGGACGGCGCGCTCTTCGGCTCGATGAGCCTGTTCGACAACATTGCGTTCCCTCTTCGTGAGCACACGAAGAAGAAGGAAGACGAGATCCGCCGGATCGTCTTGGAGAAGGTCGAGCTGGTCGGCCTCGCGGGCGCCGAGGACAAGCTCCCCGGTGAGATCTCCGGCGGTATGCGCAAGCGCGCCGGCCTGGCCCGTGCGCTGGTGCTCGACCCGGAGATCATCCTGTGCGACGAGCCCGACTCCGGTCTGGACCCGGTCCGCACCGCCTACATCTCCCAGCTGCTGATCGACATCAACGCGGAGATCGACGCGACGATCCTCATCGTCACGCACAACATCAACATCGCCCGCACCATTCCCGACAACATCGGCATGCTGTTCCGCAAGGAGTTGGTCATGTTCGGTCCGCGTGAGCAGCTGCTCACCTCGGAGCAGGCCGTGGTCAAGCAGTTCCTCTCGGGCGACCGTTTCGGTCCCATCGGCATGTCCGAGGAGAAGGACGAAGGCGCGGCAGCAACCGAGGCGGCCATGCAGGCGGCCGGCATCTCCGGTGGTGGCACGAAGGACGACTTCTCCGAGATCATCCCGCAGGTGCAGCCCAACCCGGGCATGCCGGTTCGCAAGGCCGCGATCCGTCACCGCGCGAATGTGCTGGACATGCTGCCCAGTCTCCCCGAGAACGCGCAGGACGCCATTCGCGCCTCGATCGCCGACGAGGATCGTCGGGCCGAGGAGTCTCCCGACACCTCGACCACGTTGGTCGCGCTGGCCCGCACCGACTTCAGTGAGCCGGGTGTGAACAGGACCGGTCTGCCGGGCGGTCCCGAAGGCGTCCACGTGGAGCCGGTGGACGTGCACCAGAAGTTGGCCGACGCGGAGCAGCGGCAGCAGCAGGAACAGCAGTACGAGCACCAGCCGGCCGGGGACGACGCCTTCACCGCACCGATCGACACGGCGGGCATCCAGACCGCGCTCAACGACCAGTCGAACGGGCAGGGGAGTAGCCAGGCATGA
- the rplL gene encoding 50S ribosomal protein L7/L12: MAKLTADELIEQFKELTLLELSDFVKKFEDVFEVTAAAPVAAAAPGAPAAGAEAEAEQDEFDVVLEGAGDKKIQVIKVVREVVAGLGLKEAKDLVEGAPKALLEKVSKEDAEAAKTKLEEAGASVALK; encoded by the coding sequence ATGGCGAAGCTCACCGCTGACGAGCTCATCGAGCAGTTCAAGGAACTGACCCTGCTGGAGCTCAGCGATTTCGTTAAGAAGTTCGAAGACGTCTTCGAGGTCACCGCTGCCGCTCCGGTCGCCGCTGCTGCACCCGGTGCACCGGCCGCCGGCGCCGAGGCCGAGGCCGAGCAGGACGAGTTCGACGTCGTGCTCGAGGGCGCGGGCGACAAGAAGATCCAGGTCATCAAGGTCGTGCGCGAGGTCGTCGCAGGACTGGGCCTGAAGGAAGCCAAGGACCTCGTCGAGGGTGCTCCGAAGGCTCTCCTGGAGAAGGTCAGCAAGGAAGACGCCGAGGCTGCCAAGACCAAGCTCGAAGAGGCCGGCGCGTCCGTCGCACTCAAGTGA
- the rplJ gene encoding 50S ribosomal protein L10 — protein sequence MAKAEKVTAVAEIAEQFKGATATLVTEYRGLSVTDLGTLRRSLGEGATYSVAKNTLVKRAAAEAGVEGLDELFTGPTAIAFIEGEPVTAAKAMKTFAKENKNLVIKGGYMDGRALSIAEVEQIADLETREVVLAKLAGAMKGNLAKAAGLFNQPASQVARLAAALQEKQEAAGDAA from the coding sequence ATGGCCAAGGCCGAAAAGGTCACTGCAGTCGCAGAGATCGCCGAGCAGTTCAAGGGCGCCACGGCAACGCTGGTCACGGAATACCGTGGTCTGAGCGTTACCGACCTGGGCACCCTGCGTCGCTCGCTCGGTGAAGGTGCTACCTACTCCGTCGCCAAGAACACCCTCGTCAAGCGTGCTGCCGCAGAGGCGGGCGTTGAGGGCCTCGACGAGCTGTTCACCGGTCCGACCGCGATCGCCTTCATCGAAGGGGAGCCGGTCACGGCTGCCAAGGCGATGAAGACGTTCGCCAAGGAGAACAAGAACCTGGTCATCAAGGGTGGCTACATGGACGGCCGTGCGCTGTCCATCGCGGAGGTCGAACAGATCGCCGACCTTGAGACCCGTGAGGTTGTACTGGCAAAGCTCGCCGGTGCCATGAAGGGCAACTTGGCAAAGGCTGCAGGGCTGTTCAACCAGCCTGCGTCGCAGGTCGCGCGTCTCGCCGCGGCTCTGCAGGAGAAGCAGGAGGCTGCAGGCGACGCCGCCTGA
- a CDS encoding CocE/NonD family hydrolase — MTLQLDHGDYADLPRPAGAPGYRDADGGSKAARWRDAVDGRQPYPRVVIDRSITITVSDGTRLRATLVRPANILGQPAKTAFPTVLNVNPYNRAVIDGIDHALHAPAIGQSVKLASSSMKFESGPLGGVSRLARTFGTGLWDVFGINRNLVRSGYTQVIVDVRGTGSSQGRWEILSPREQQDSFEVIDWISKQEWCDGNVGMTGWSYSAINSLQAAGLRPPALKAVFAVEGSEDVVRDIYLTGGMPSAFIPIWMGLVNGLKWLPNPATGVADVLRGDTYRWLRDRVKSPATEIPSLLWGFLTARDTRIFDDPYFDERDPSIENITCPTFTVGAWHDLFGRSATRIYEKLQLEPGRKQMLVADGYHLDPGCDHGSAHHPPRLDVLERAWFDRWLKASDNGVDDYGPVTMEQQNGDWSCGDSFPRAEAQVRRLFLTPEYTGTADHARHDGSLHDSAAPRRRSLRVSPDMRGFASRDLSQVTAGLAIMLGDAYSSDSRFQEEGALSFTSEAVTLPTQISGQMNVRLNVSTTAHEGIWAVTVNDVAPDGTSRVLTNGALTASNRALDPSRSTYTRDGVLIDAVHYLTSARRLPVPPDEPVRIDIDMVPTDAILQPGHRLRVDVYAASLPRYLTIVPDLIKARRRRQQLVLDPDKPSYLTFQTDGDLGADPVPVVSTRRRR; from the coding sequence GTGACTCTTCAGCTGGACCACGGCGATTACGCCGATCTGCCCCGGCCCGCCGGGGCGCCCGGATACCGGGACGCCGACGGCGGTTCCAAGGCCGCTCGATGGCGCGATGCCGTCGACGGCAGACAGCCGTATCCGCGCGTCGTCATCGACCGGAGCATCACCATCACCGTCAGCGACGGCACTCGGCTCCGGGCCACCCTCGTGCGTCCCGCCAACATCCTCGGACAGCCCGCCAAGACCGCGTTCCCGACCGTTCTCAACGTCAATCCGTACAACCGAGCGGTCATCGACGGCATCGACCACGCCCTGCACGCCCCGGCGATCGGGCAGTCGGTCAAGCTCGCGAGTTCCTCGATGAAGTTCGAGTCCGGCCCGCTCGGCGGCGTATCGCGCTTGGCCCGGACGTTCGGCACCGGACTGTGGGACGTCTTCGGAATCAACCGCAACCTCGTCCGCTCCGGTTACACGCAGGTCATCGTCGACGTCCGCGGCACCGGATCGTCCCAAGGCCGTTGGGAGATCCTGTCCCCGCGGGAGCAGCAGGACTCGTTCGAGGTCATCGACTGGATCAGCAAGCAGGAATGGTGCGACGGCAACGTCGGGATGACCGGTTGGTCGTACTCGGCGATCAACTCGCTGCAAGCGGCAGGTCTGCGCCCGCCCGCACTGAAAGCGGTGTTCGCGGTCGAGGGCAGCGAGGACGTCGTCCGCGACATCTATCTGACCGGCGGTATGCCGTCGGCGTTCATTCCGATCTGGATGGGGCTCGTCAACGGCCTCAAGTGGCTCCCCAACCCGGCGACCGGCGTCGCCGACGTGCTGCGTGGCGACACGTACCGCTGGCTTCGAGACCGGGTGAAGTCGCCTGCCACCGAGATACCGTCCTTACTCTGGGGGTTCCTCACCGCCCGGGACACACGCATCTTCGACGACCCCTACTTCGATGAACGCGATCCCTCGATCGAGAACATCACCTGCCCGACCTTCACGGTCGGCGCGTGGCATGACCTGTTCGGGCGCAGTGCCACCCGCATCTACGAGAAGTTGCAACTGGAGCCCGGTCGTAAGCAGATGCTCGTCGCCGACGGCTACCACCTGGACCCCGGGTGCGACCACGGCAGCGCCCACCATCCACCTCGCCTGGACGTGCTCGAACGCGCGTGGTTCGACCGATGGCTCAAAGCCTCCGACAACGGGGTCGACGACTACGGGCCCGTCACCATGGAGCAGCAGAACGGCGACTGGTCGTGCGGTGATTCGTTCCCCCGCGCGGAGGCGCAGGTCCGGCGGCTCTTCCTCACCCCGGAATACACCGGGACGGCCGATCATGCTCGGCACGACGGCAGTCTGCACGATTCCGCGGCTCCCCGTCGCCGTTCGCTCCGCGTGAGCCCCGACATGCGCGGCTTCGCCTCGCGCGATCTCTCCCAGGTGACCGCGGGCCTGGCGATCATGCTCGGCGACGCCTACTCCTCCGACTCCCGTTTCCAGGAGGAGGGCGCCCTGTCCTTCACGAGTGAAGCCGTCACGCTGCCGACCCAGATCTCCGGGCAGATGAACGTGCGACTCAACGTATCGACCACGGCTCACGAGGGCATCTGGGCGGTAACGGTGAACGACGTGGCGCCGGACGGCACTTCGCGGGTCCTGACGAACGGCGCGCTCACCGCGTCGAACCGTGCACTCGATCCGTCGCGGTCCACGTACACGCGCGACGGTGTGCTCATCGACGCCGTCCACTACCTCACCAGCGCGCGCCGACTGCCGGTGCCGCCCGACGAGCCGGTCCGCATCGACATCGACATGGTGCCGACGGACGCGATCCTGCAACCCGGGCACCGGCTCCGCGTCGATGTGTACGCGGCCAGCCTGCCGCGCTACCTGACGATCGTGCCGGACCTGATCAAGGCGCGACGCCGCCGTCAGCAGCTGGTCCTCGATCCGGATAAGCCCAGCTATCTGACTTTCCAGACCGACGGCGATCTGGGAGCTGACCCCGTCCCCGTGGTCAGCACGCGCCGGCGTCGGTGA
- a CDS encoding TIGR04338 family metallohydrolase, translating into MERAGGAHTVQIAGTELTVPAEARFGSLEAVRAYTDDVLALRAVRDRFSRAEQPVRFRRRRGDRAAHYERAAAVIALPDSAGGTWALRELVVLHEIAHHLDDRVPDGNGDESPVHGPQFVQALIDLVGLVMGPEVGLLYRVVFTDAGAC; encoded by the coding sequence ATGGAACGGGCGGGCGGCGCCCACACGGTCCAGATCGCCGGAACCGAGCTCACCGTGCCCGCGGAGGCGCGATTCGGATCGCTCGAGGCTGTCCGCGCGTACACCGACGACGTGCTCGCGCTGCGAGCGGTGCGCGACCGCTTCTCCCGCGCAGAGCAGCCGGTCCGCTTTCGCCGCCGCCGCGGTGACCGGGCGGCCCACTACGAACGAGCAGCAGCGGTGATCGCCCTGCCGGATTCGGCAGGTGGCACCTGGGCATTGCGCGAACTCGTCGTGCTGCACGAGATCGCCCATCACCTGGACGATCGCGTCCCGGACGGCAACGGAGACGAATCGCCGGTGCACGGACCGCAGTTCGTGCAGGCTCTCATCGACCTGGTGGGCCTGGTGATGGGGCCCGAGGTGGGGCTCCTCTACCGGGTGGTGTTCACCGACGCCGGCGCGTGCTGA
- a CDS encoding DUF2786 domain-containing protein: MRDDRLLTRIAGLLRQAEGTDNEHEAEAFMAAAQRLATAASIDLALARSHDGAQRRSVAPITRQIRMGDAGKRGLRTYVQLFVQIARANDVTCDVASNSTFVIAYGFESDIDTCETLYTSLVIQMVAASDAYLKSGAYKGDTARQVVTKGSGYFRRRVVEEKPLSPITARLNFQSAFAERIGARLQTARDEGRAEAVANESGSAARGSTEIALRDKELEVSSFYRESTSARGTWRPSSARSGYSSAARRAGDRAGKRARIGADATLPGANGAIDR; this comes from the coding sequence ATGCGAGACGACAGACTTCTCACCAGGATCGCCGGTCTCCTTCGCCAAGCGGAGGGCACAGATAACGAGCACGAGGCAGAGGCGTTCATGGCTGCGGCTCAGCGCCTCGCCACGGCGGCGTCGATCGACCTCGCGCTGGCGCGCAGTCACGATGGTGCACAGCGTCGCAGCGTCGCACCCATCACCCGCCAGATCCGGATGGGAGACGCGGGTAAACGTGGACTGCGCACGTATGTGCAGTTGTTCGTGCAGATCGCCCGCGCCAACGATGTGACATGCGATGTCGCGTCGAACTCGACGTTCGTGATCGCGTACGGATTCGAATCCGACATCGACACCTGCGAGACGCTGTACACGTCCCTGGTGATCCAGATGGTCGCGGCCAGCGACGCATACCTGAAGTCGGGTGCGTACAAGGGAGACACCGCGCGGCAGGTGGTGACGAAGGGCAGCGGCTACTTCCGCAGACGGGTCGTTGAGGAGAAGCCGCTCTCGCCGATCACCGCGCGATTGAACTTCCAGTCGGCATTCGCCGAGCGCATCGGTGCGCGGCTGCAGACAGCACGCGACGAGGGGCGCGCTGAAGCGGTTGCCAACGAGTCGGGGTCCGCGGCGAGAGGGTCCACCGAGATCGCGCTGCGGGACAAGGAGCTCGAGGTGTCCTCGTTCTACCGGGAGTCGACGTCTGCGCGCGGGACGTGGCGTCCCAGCTCCGCCCGTTCGGGGTACTCGTCGGCGGCTCGGCGTGCGGGGGACCGTGCAGGCAAGCGTGCCCGGATCGGCGCGGATGCGACCCTTCCCGGAGCCAACGGCGCCATCGACCGGTGA
- the rplA gene encoding 50S ribosomal protein L1, with protein MSKQSKAYAAAAEKVDQDKLYSPLEAVALAKDTSSKNTDSTVEVAVRLGVDPRKADQMVRGTVNLPNGTGKTARVIVFAAGDKATEAAAAGADEVGAEDLIEKIQGGWLDFDAAIATPDQMAKVGRIARVLGPRGLMPNPKTGTVTNDVTKAINEIKGGKITFRVDKAANLHFVIGKASFDVAKLAENYGAAYDEIMRAKPSAAKGRYVKKVTVSTNTGPGIPVDPAVTRNFAGEE; from the coding sequence ATGAGCAAGCAGAGCAAGGCCTACGCGGCCGCCGCTGAGAAGGTCGACCAGGACAAGCTGTACAGCCCGCTGGAGGCTGTGGCGCTGGCCAAGGACACCTCCTCGAAGAACACCGATTCGACCGTTGAGGTCGCCGTCCGCCTGGGCGTCGATCCCCGTAAGGCCGACCAGATGGTCCGCGGCACCGTGAACCTGCCGAACGGCACCGGTAAGACCGCCCGCGTCATCGTGTTCGCCGCGGGCGACAAGGCCACCGAGGCCGCCGCTGCCGGCGCCGACGAGGTCGGAGCCGAGGACCTGATCGAGAAGATCCAGGGCGGCTGGCTCGATTTCGACGCAGCGATCGCCACCCCGGACCAGATGGCCAAGGTCGGCCGCATCGCGCGCGTCCTCGGACCGCGTGGTCTGATGCCGAACCCGAAGACGGGCACCGTCACCAACGACGTGACGAAGGCCATCAACGAGATCAAGGGCGGTAAGATCACCTTCCGCGTCGATAAGGCCGCGAACCTGCACTTCGTGATCGGCAAGGCGTCGTTCGACGTCGCCAAGCTCGCCGAGAACTACGGCGCGGCGTACGACGAGATCATGCGTGCGAAGCCGTCGGCGGCGAAGGGCCGTTACGTCAAGAAGGTCACCGTTTCGACCAACACCGGCCCGGGCATCCCCGTCGACCCGGCCGTCACGCGAAACTTCGCCGGCGAGGAGTGA
- the rplK gene encoding 50S ribosomal protein L11, with amino-acid sequence MPPKKKKKISGIIKLQIQAGQANPAPPVGPALGQHGVNIMEFCKAYNAATESQRGNVVPVEISVYEDRSFDFKLKTPPAAKLLLKAAGLQKGSGEPHTNKVGKISMDQVREIAKTKAEDLNANDIDQAAKIIAGTARSMGITVEG; translated from the coding sequence ATGCCTCCCAAGAAGAAAAAGAAGATCTCCGGGATCATCAAGCTCCAGATTCAGGCGGGCCAGGCCAACCCGGCTCCGCCGGTCGGCCCCGCGCTCGGTCAGCACGGCGTCAACATCATGGAGTTCTGCAAGGCGTACAACGCCGCAACCGAGTCGCAGCGCGGCAACGTGGTGCCGGTTGAGATCTCCGTGTACGAAGACCGTTCGTTCGACTTCAAGCTGAAGACTCCGCCGGCTGCCAAGCTGCTGCTCAAGGCGGCAGGTCTGCAGAAGGGTTCGGGCGAGCCGCACACCAACAAGGTCGGCAAGATCTCGATGGACCAGGTCCGCGAGATCGCGAAGACCAAGGCCGAGGACCTGAACGCCAACGACATCGATCAGGCGGCGAAGATCATCGCCGGCACTGCTCGGTCGATGGGCATCACCGTCGAAGGCTGA
- the nusG gene encoding transcription termination/antitermination protein NusG: MSTPENEIESPEPGEATPDADTAAAVPEDAQVEASETAEAETVAEESADAASAEAEPEEVDPVAELKAELRRAPGDWYVIHSYAGYENKVKTNLETRVQNLDVGDYIFQVEVPIEEVTEIKNGQPKKVNRKVLPGYILVRMELNDDSWSAVRNTPGVTGFVGMTSRPSPLSLKEVLQFLLPRAEVRKAAAAKAATEAGESVEAAAAAASNLVEVDFEVGESVTVMDGPFATLPASISEVNTEQRKVKVLVSIFGRETPVELGFNQVEKI; encoded by the coding sequence GTGAGCACCCCGGAGAACGAAATCGAATCGCCGGAACCCGGTGAGGCGACGCCCGACGCTGACACTGCGGCCGCTGTGCCGGAGGACGCGCAGGTCGAGGCTTCGGAGACCGCGGAGGCCGAGACTGTTGCAGAAGAGTCCGCCGACGCCGCGTCTGCCGAAGCAGAGCCCGAAGAGGTCGACCCGGTCGCGGAGCTGAAGGCCGAGCTGCGACGCGCGCCCGGCGACTGGTACGTCATCCACTCGTACGCAGGCTACGAGAACAAGGTGAAGACGAATCTCGAGACTCGTGTTCAGAACCTGGACGTCGGCGACTACATCTTCCAGGTCGAGGTTCCGATCGAAGAAGTCACCGAGATCAAGAACGGTCAGCCGAAGAAGGTCAACCGCAAGGTGCTGCCGGGATACATCCTGGTGCGCATGGAACTCAACGACGACTCGTGGAGCGCGGTGCGCAACACGCCGGGCGTCACGGGCTTCGTCGGCATGACATCCCGTCCGTCGCCGTTGTCGCTCAAGGAGGTGCTGCAGTTCCTGCTGCCGCGCGCCGAGGTGCGCAAGGCGGCTGCGGCCAAGGCCGCCACCGAGGCGGGCGAGAGCGTGGAGGCGGCGGCAGCCGCCGCGTCGAACCTCGTCGAGGTCGACTTCGAGGTCGGCGAGTCGGTCACCGTCATGGACGGCCCGTTCGCCACCCTCCCGGCCTCGATCAGCGAGGTCAACACCGAACAGCGCAAGGTGAAGGTCCTGGTGTCGATCTTCGGCCGCGAAACCCCGGTCGAGCTCGGCTTCAACCAGGTCGAGAAGATCTGA
- the secE gene encoding preprotein translocase subunit SecE has product MAKRDRKADGVDDSIEVDDTRADELRPSGKRSARGRRSEGANATAVATSSRTAESASSSSRNPFARIWVFLKQVVGEMRKVIWPTRNEMVNYSIAVLAFVVVVTAIIAGLDIGFAKLTLMVFG; this is encoded by the coding sequence GTGGCCAAGCGGGATCGCAAGGCCGACGGCGTCGACGACTCGATCGAGGTCGACGACACCCGGGCCGACGAGTTGCGTCCGAGCGGTAAACGCTCGGCGCGAGGACGTCGGTCGGAAGGGGCGAACGCCACCGCTGTCGCGACCTCGTCGCGCACTGCGGAATCCGCTTCGTCGTCGAGTCGGAACCCGTTCGCACGCATCTGGGTCTTCCTGAAGCAGGTGGTCGGCGAGATGCGCAAGGTCATCTGGCCGACGCGCAATGAGATGGTCAACTACTCGATCGCGGTTCTCGCGTTCGTGGTCGTGGTGACGGCGATCATCGCAGGACTGGACATCGGTTTCGCGAAGCTGACACTGATGGTGTTCGGCTGA